One window of the Hoplias malabaricus isolate fHopMal1 chromosome Y, fHopMal1.hap1, whole genome shotgun sequence genome contains the following:
- the LOC136678676 gene encoding dual specificity protein phosphatase 5-like, with product MKVSSIDCRRLRRILRKECGKCLVVDCRPYFSFSSSSIRGSVNANLNSVVVRRSRGGPVPLRFVIPDEKALFRLRQGSFSAVVALDDRTPHFQKLKKDSIAQIVLNSLAHLGSTANICFLKGGYESFHSHYPELCTEAKASEACETERVSSSHCERLSIQLKPDYDQGKPVELLPYLYLGSAHHACSFDFLSDLHITALLNVSRRDSRPAKGQHRYKWIPVEDSHTADISSHFQEAIDFIDEVKQEGGKVLVHCEAGISRSPTICMAYLMRTQRLRLEEAFDIIRQRRSIISPNFSFMGQLLQFEAEVLSSTPPSAPPATAPCEQETASFFNNNNNNNDNKNNSSSKFTFDENFKSSVFSYPTSFLPSPFKLSPITALP from the exons ATGAAGGTCTCGAGTATAGACTGCCGCCGGCTGAGGAGAATCCTGCGGAAGGAGTGCGGGAAGTGTCTGGTGGTGGACTGCCGGCCGTATTTCTCCTTCTCCAGCTCCAGTATTCGCGGCTCAGTGAACGCGAACCTTAACTCCGTTGTGGTCCGGAGAAGCCGAGGCGGGCCCGTACCCCTGCGCTTCGTCATACCGGACGAGAAAGCCCTGTTCCGCCTTCGGCAAGGCAGCTTCTCCGCGGTGGTAGCGCTGGACGACCGCACTCCTCATTTCCAGAAGCTGAAGAAGGACAGCATCGCTCAGATAGTCCTCAACAGCCTGGCGCACCTGGGCAGCACCGCCAACATCTGCTTCCTCAAAG GAGGTTATGAGAGCTTCCATTCCCACTACCCTGAACTTTGCACTGAGGCAAAGGCGTCGGAGGCATGTGAGACGGAGCGGGTCTCCAGCAGTCACTGCGAGAGGCTGAGCATCCAGCTGAAACCCGATTACGATCAG GGAAAGCCAGTGGAGCTGCTGCCGTACCTGTACCTGGGCAGTGCTCATCATGCCTGCAGTTTCGACTTCCTGAGTGACCTTCACATCACGGCGCTGCTGAATGTGTCACGCAGAGACTCGAGGCCGGCCAAAGGCCAACATCGTTACAAATGGATCCCAGTGGAGGACAGCCACACGGCCGACATCAGCTCACACTTTCAGGAGGCCATAGACTTTATTG ATGAGGTGAAGCAAGAGGGTGGAAAAGTGCTGGTTCACTGTGAGGCTGGAATCTCCCGCTCACCCACCATCTGCATGGCCTACCTCATGAGGACTCAGAGGCTGCGGCTGGAGGAGGCCTTTGACATCATCCGGCAGCGCCGCTCCATCATCTCACCCAACTTCAGCTTCATGGGTCAGCTGCTACAGTTCGAGGCAGAGGTTTTATCATCCACTCCTCCCTCCGCTCCTCCAGCCACAGCGCCGTGTGAACAAGAGACTGCCTCCTTCttcaacaataataacaacaacaatgacaataaaaacaacagcagcagcaagtTCACATTTGATGAGAACTTCAAATCATCTGTGTTCTCCTACCCTACCTCTTTCCTTCCTTCACCCTTCAAACTCAGTCCCATTACTGCTCTGCCTTAG